TCAGCTTCAGTGCCTTTAAGTATTTGAAAACTTAAATATTTTTTGTTTAATTGATCTATTTCATTATGCTGTTTAATTATATCGTCTTTCTTTAAGCCTCCTGCATAAATAGCTGATTTACTATGATCTGTAATACCTAAATATTTATAACCCCTTTTGATACATTCTCGTGCCAAATCCTTTATTGTTGCACTACCATCACTATAATTAGTATGAACATGAACAAGTCCTTTAATATCTTTACTCTCTATAAGCTTAGGTAATTTTCCTTCAATAGCTGCTTGTAATTCTCCATTATTTTCTCTTATCTCAGGTTGTATAAAATCCATACCAAAAACTTTGAATATATCATTTTCATCTTTACATTCAATTAGTTTTTCATCAGAAAATATGCCGTATTCATTTATTTTTAATCCCTTTTGTTTTGCTAAGTGTCTAAGAGCTGTATTATGCTCTTTACTCCCTGTAAAATGGTGTAATGCATATGGATATTGCTTATCTGTTACTACTCTCAAATCAGCTCTCAATCCATTTTGAAGTATAACGCTTGATTTTGTATTTCCTTTACTAGTAACCTCAACTACATAATAATGAGATGTAAAAATATCCATCACTTTATCTGGTTCATCACTACTCACTAATATATCTATATCTTTGATAATTTCCTTCTTTCTTCTTAGACTCCCTGCTACTGCATATCTTTTTATATAGCTGACATCTTCAAATGATTTAATTATTTCCTGTGCAATAATATCTCCTACAGGAAAATGAAATTTGTCGGCATATTTCTCTATAACTATAATTCCCTCTAATATTTTTTCTTGACCTTTTTTGCTAAACCCTGTTATTATCAAAAGCTTATCTTCTAAACATGCTTGCTTTAATTCTTGTATTGTACTTATTCCTAATTTATCATAAAGTATTTTTATCTTTTTAGCACCAATACCTGGAATTTTCAACATTTGTATTAAACCTTCAGGAATCGAACTTTGTAAATCTTCATAATATTTTAGTTTTCCAGTATTGACTAGCTCACCTATTTTTTCTGTCAAAGCTTTTCCAAACCCTTTGATGTGACCTAATTTTCCTTCCTTTACAAGTTCAAAAATATCTTCCTGCATTAATTCTATCTTCCTAGCTGCATCATAATACGCTTTAGATTTAAAAAAACTCTCTCCTTTAATCTCAAGTAAAAGTCCTATATGATTTAATGTTCTAATTATATCTCTCTTAGTCATAGCTTCACCACCAAATACTTTTTCTATATTATGTCCACAAGCAATATACTCTAATCAAAATGAAGTTTTTACTCTAATAAGAATAGCATAAATTGAGGATGTATCTACATGGATGATTTTTTTTCTGATGATTTTTGTAAATTTGTACAAAATTTAGTTTTAAAGCAATTTTTCTAATCTATACAACTCCTTATAATAAACAACAAACTGTTTTTATAAATCAAGTAATTCATTACTTCTCTCAAAGGCTTACCCTAGCTATTTTATTATTAAATCTTTGCGAGTATTATAGTTCATTACTCCTTTAAAAACAGAAACCTCTTAAGTAAACATAATAGTTTCTGTTAACTTAAGAGGTCTATTTATTAATTCATTAATGTGTTTTTTCTAATCATTTATTTATTATATTCTTCCATAATTTTAACAGCTGCACTTGTACCTATTCTTGACGCGCCAGCTTGTACAAATTTTTGTACCATATCTAGTGTTCTTACACCGCCTGCTGCTTTTATTTTTATTTCTTCAATTGTATTTTCTCTCATCAACTTAACATCTTCTATGGTAGCACCAGATGTTCCAAACCCTGTTGAAGTTTTTATAAAATTCGGTTTTACTTCATTGGCTATTTTACATAATACTATTTTCTCTTCATTTGTAAGATAGCAATTTTCAAAGATAACCTTACTTGTAACGTTAAATTCTCTACAAATCTTAACTATTTCTTTCATTTCTTTTTCAATATAACTGTAGTTTCCCATTTTAAGCTCTGCTATATTTATAACATAGTCTACTTCTCCAGCTCCTTTTATTATTGCATCTCTTGTTTCGAATAGCTTTGTATCAAGAGTACACTGTCCAAGTGGAAAACTTACAGCTGCATCAACTAGTACATCTGTACCTTTAAGAAACTCGCTACATCTTTCAATATTTGCATTATTAATTGCTACAGTTTTAAAATTAAACTCAATTGCTTCCTCGCATAATTTTCTCATGTCAGCCTCACTGGCAAAAGGTTTTAAATTTGTATGATCAAATAATTTTGAAAAATTATTCATAGTATTACTCCCCACTTTCTATTTTATTTTGTAGTTTTTTTAGATTCGTCATACTTTGCACTGTATCTTCATAATTTACTTCAGACTCAAGGCTCACTGCATTATTGTATTTGCTAATATAAAGCTTTCTTAATATCTTTTCATAATCCATTGAACCTTCTCCAAAAGTAATATGATTATATGTACTAGCATCACCATTATTAACACATTTATAGTCTTTAAGATGTACATGCTTTATAGCTGGTAATATTAAATCTAACTCATCATAAGGGGATACCTGTGCATATTCATCAGATAAAATATCAATCGGTGCTCTATAACTGTTACCACTGTCCCATAATAACTTTAGATTTGTACTATTTATATTATCTATAACTTTTTTAGTCATAATTCCTTTTGGCATATGAGAATGAGGGCAATTTTCTAATACAAGAACTACATCAAGATTTTCTGCTATTCTAACAGCATTGTTTATATTTTCAGTAACTAATTTTAAATCATCTTCGCATACAGCTTTCTTATTCGAAGGAAATCTAAAAGGAAATATCCTAATAAACGGAGTCTCTAGCTTCTGAGAAATCTCCGCTGCTCTTTTAAGCCCTTCTAAATGTTTTTCTAAACCACCATTAAGCGTTAGAAATTTTTGATTAAAACTATCAAGAGCATAATAGTCATATAACGGGCACATAAAAAATATCGTAGAACTTAAACAAGACACCTTCATATCATATGTTTTCAAAAGTTCTCGCACTTTTAAAACTTCTTGCCCTGTAAGATCCTCAACAGTTTTTCCCCATAAAGAATGAATTTCTATTGATTTATAATCATGTCTTTTGGCAGTTTCTAATGCTTCTTCAAAGTCCATACTTATTTGATCTGTTATTATAGATTTGTACATAAATATCATCCCTTCTTAAAATTCGATATAATATTCATATCTATTTGCAATATAAAAACCCTTTGTATACTCTATTATCGATTCATTTTTATCAAAAGACTGACGTTTTATTGTAAGTACAGGGTTTCCTTTCTCAATATCAAGATATTCACTTAAATGTTCGTCAGCTATTGATGCTCCAATGTGTTGCTTTACTTTTTTTATTTTTATTCCTTTTACATCATCTAGAAATTCATATAATGATCCATAGTACAAATCATTGTTTAACTCTAGCTTGAGATCCATTTTGAAATAAGTATCAAATAATACTATAGGCTCTCCATCTGCACATCTAATACGTCTTACTCTGTAAATTTCTTCACCCTTTTCTACTTTAAGTTTCTCAGGTATATCATCAAAAGCTTTTGTTATTGTAATTTCAGCCCATTTTGTAGATGCTTTTATTCCTCTGTCTTTCATTTCATTTGTAAAACTCTTAATTCTCGTAAGTGGTTCTTCAATTATCGGCGATTGTACCAATGTTCCTTTCCCCTTAACTCTTTTAACATAACCTTCTTTTGCAAGACCATTAATAGCCTGTCTTGCAGTAATTCTGCTAATATTATATTTCTTTTGAAATTCTAACTCCGTTGGTATTAAATCACCGATTTTATATTTTCCGCTCTTAATATCTTCTTTTATCTTTTCTTTTAGCTGTACATATAAAGGTTCGTACTCTTTACCTCTATTAATTTGCATATAATACCTCCTATTTATTTATCTAATATATGCTTTTATAGTACAGATTTTCTTTCCCTGAGATTTTCCATAAGGTTTAATAGTATATTCTTTAATACACTCTGGTATAATAAAAGTTTCTGCATAATGCACTATAAAAGGTTCAAACTGTCCTGTTGGACTTTCGATTACAGCTTCATCACCTTCAACTAGGTTAAGAACATTTACACTCCCATTGGTATTATGATGTACTGTATCAGTAAACCAGTGTCTCCTTGTTTCTATAAATTCTCTTTCATGAAGCCCTGTTCTTTCTTCTAGACATCCATCAGTTTTACTTATTTCCTCAACTCTATTTACTAAATTCTTATTAACCCAACTTGCAGTTCTATCCCACTGTATTACATTTTTACCATGTTCAATGTGTATAGGTCTAGGAATACCATCTAATCCTACTCTATCCCAATCCCATAATTTAAAAGTAAATATATATGGAGTTGCACTAATCTCTAATACCATGCAATTGTTGCCAGAACAGTGAATTGTACCTGCTGGTATTAAAAAATGATCATGCTTTTTAGCTGGAATTTTGTTTATATATTTTTCGTCAGGAAAAGATATTTCTCCTTTTTCAGCTCTTTTTAAATCATTAATCATATCATCTTTATTAATTCCTTCTTTTACACCAAGATAAACATTAGCATCTTCTTTGCAATCAAGAATATAGTAGCTTTCATCTTGAGTATAATGCATACCAAAATTCTCTTGGATATATTCCGTAATTGGGTGAACCTGAAGCGAAAGATTTTGTCCTCCCATAGTATCTAGAAAATCAAATCTAATTGGAAACTCAGCACCAAATCTCGCATGAACCTTATCTCCAAGGAGCTCTACAGGTTGATAAAGAACAACATTAATAGAAGGTACTTCTACTCTTACATTTCCATATTTTAAATACAAGCTGTTCTCTTCAGGAACTCCATCAAAACTCCAAGCAAAATTTTTCTTAGTTTTATCAAGTCCACATACTTCTTTCATCCATTGTCCACCCCAAACACCTGGGTCAAAATATGGAACAACTCTAAATGGTCTCTCTGCAGTTTGTTTCAATCCTTCTCTAAAAGCATTTCCAGTTATCATCTTAGGATTATCTTTTACATTTGTATCCAAAACATAATCCATTTTTTCATATAAACATTTTTTGTGTCTGTCAGCAATACGCCATTCAATAAAGAAACCTCTCTTATATTTTCTTTTTAGATCTTCATCATAATTATTCTGCTTCCAATTTGGCATACCATTTCTATACCTTTTTTGAATTTCCCAACGAGCAAGGTCAGCATAAATATAAACATCTCCTAAAGTTATAAGCCCTGCACCTACTCCATAAACAAGAACAATGCCTTTTTCTACGCTAGAAATTTTTTCTGCTGCTTTCTCAATTTTTTCTTTAACAAAATAATCTTGTAGTTTTTTTGTATTAATAATTCCAAACACTCTATCATCAGTTAAATATTCCTGCATCATCTCAGTAAGTTTCTCACCATCATAAGCACAATCATCCGCTTTTACTTTCATTACAGGATTAAGCAAGTCAAAACCTTTCAAAACTTCATCTTCACTGACTCCATGATAAAAATCAATAACGACTACAGCTTTTTCTTTTCCTATTATATCTTCTTTTACTCTTTCAATAATATGATTATATCCTTCAAAAGCCTCATTATCAAATCCTTTAATTTTTACCTCAGGGTATTTATCATAATTTTGCATACAACTCCTCCTTCTCGATATATGTTCTATTGTAGATAGACAAAATATATAAAATATTATTCAACATTATATAAATAATCAGTGTTAAATTACTCAAAATACTATATATGGCATTACATATGATTGAATTATATGGTATATCATATGTTTGATATTCAATTATATATTTATTGAACCTCTGTACAGTTCAATTGTATTATAACATATGTTATATCATTTTAAAAGATTTTTTTACTATGTTATGTCTATGTAATAAAAAAACGCTTATTAATATTGACATTATTTTTAAATATGCTATAATTAAATTGGAATTAGATGAATTTTACTATCTAAGCCCGAATTTATTTATTTTCAATTTAATATGTATTTACATATCGACATCAGATTACATTTAAGGAGGAACATTTATGATAGGAATTGTATTAGCAACTCATGGAAAATTGGCAAACGGTTTTATGGATGCAATCAAAATGATACTTGGTGAACCTGAAGCTTTAGAAATTGCATCTTTAACTACTAATGGTGGTATAGACAAATTTACTAAGGATTTAAAAACAGCTGTTGAAAAGGTTTCCTCAAAAGATGGAGTTTTTATATTAACAGATTTACAATCTGGTACACCTTATAACACAAGTGTAATTTTATCACAAACTAACGATTATGATTTTGATATAAAGATTGCAAGTGGTATTAATTTACCTACTCTTTTAGAAATACTATTTCAAAGAAATAACTATTCACTTGATGAACTTTCAAAAATTCTTTTAGATATCGGAAGCACTAGTATAGCTTTATATGAAAATACAAATAATAGTTCTGATGAGGACGACGAATTATAATTTTAGGAGGTAATAATATGGCAATTACATTAGTTAGAGTTGATGACAGAATAATACATGGACAAGTATTAACTCAATGGACACGTATAAATCCATGTGATGGAATCTTAGTTGTAAATGACTATCTAGCAAAAAACAAAGAATTGGGTCAAGTATACAAGAATGCTGCTCCTTCAAATATAAAAGTTCATATTTTTACATTTGAGAAAGCATTGTTAAAAATTGATGAAGCAAAAAGAAGCAAAAAAAATTACTTTTTAATAACTAAATCACCAATAGAGCTTAGTAACCTAGTTCAAAACGGAGTAGAATTTGGAAAAGAGCTGATTTATGGACCATCTAGTTTTAGACCTGATACTACTTCTATAGGACCTAATCAATCACTTACAAAAGAAGAAATGGATGCATGTGAAGTTCTTCACAATAGCGGAATCAACATTACATTTAAGCTTACTCCAGATAAAAAAGGCTTTGCTTGGAAAGAAATAAGAAATAACTATTATAAATAATTCATTCAGCTGTTTGATGAATTTAACTTTAGTAAAAGGAGGTGAAGTAAACTTAAAAACTTACAGTTAAACTAAAGAATTTATTAAATTTATAATAAGAGGAGGCAAAACATGTTACTACAATCGATTTTATTAGGTATAATTTGTTATCTTGCAAGTCTTGGAGTTCCTTGGTTCTTAGGTACAACAGGCGGATTTTATTACTTAAGCAGACCTTTAATATCTGGTACTATAGTCGGAATTATATTAGGAGATGTTAAAACAGGTATTATAATTGGTTCTGCTGTACAAGCATTATATTTATCTCTTATCGTTCCTGGAGGTGTAGCTTCAGCAGATATCACATTCGTAGCTTACCCCGCAATCGCTATCGCAATGCTTTCTGGTGCTGATGCTGATGTTGCAGTTGCTTTAGCAGCAACTATTGGTTTACTAGGAGTAACATTATTTAATCTTATTGAAACCGTTAATACTTTTTGGAATCATCTTGCTGATAAATATGCAGAGAAAAACGATCTTAAAGGTTTTTGGCGTGCAAACGCTTTATATCCTCAAATAACTACATTCGCTCTAAGATTTATACCAACATTTTTAGCAGTATATTTCGGAGCACAATATGCAGAAAACTTTTTAAATGCAATTCCTCAATCACTAATGCAAATTATGGGCACATTAGGCGGAATCCTTCCAGCTGTAGGTATTGGTTTACTTTTAAGTCAAATAATGAAGGAACGAACTTTAGTAGTTTACTTCCTTGTAGGTTTTGTATGTGTAGTCTTCTTAAAATTAAACATGATTGCTCTTACTATAGTAGGTGCAGCTATTGCAGTTATGCATTATAAATACTCAAATAATCCTACACCAGCTGTAGCTTCATCAGGAGGAAATGTTACCCAAGATTATGACGATGATGAGGAGGTATTATAATGGCTAAAAACGATAACTTTAAGAAAAAGCTGACAAAAAAAGATCTTCGTAAAAGCTGGTGGTCATGGATTTTATTCAACCTTTCAGCAATAAGTTTCGAACGACTTGAAGGAACTTCTTTCGGACAATCTATGTTACCAATAATAAATAGATTATATGATACTGATGAAGAAAAAGGTAAAGCACTTAGAAGACACACTGTATTCTATAACACTGAACCACAATTAGGATCAGTTGTAAATGGTATAGTTGCAGGTCTTGAAGAAGCAAAAGCCAATGAACAACCCGTTGATGATGGATTAATCGAAGGTATAAAAGTTGGTCTTATGGGACCTATTGCAGGTGTTGGAGATGTTCTTATACAAGGTATAACAGTTCCACTTCTACTTAGTATAGGTATGGGACTAGCAGCCAACGGCAGTATATTAGGACCTTTATTCTATACATTAACTTGGTTCCCTATTTGTTTGTTATCTTCTTATTTCCTTTATATGAAAGGTTACGATATGGGTCTTGATGCTGTTAACCTAATCATGGGAAATAAGGCTAAAAAAATTACAGAAGCATTTACTATACTTGGTATTGTTGTAATGGGTGGTATTGCCGCTAACTTTGTTAATCTTAACATTGCTGCTATTTACCAAAATGGAGATACCGTTATAAAATTCCAAGAAATAATCGACAATATGTTTCCTAAATTGCTTCCATTGATTTTAGTTCTAGTATCATGGAAATCACTTCAAAAGAAGAATATGAGTCCACTAAAATTAATGGGAATATTCTTAGTTTTAAGTATAGTTGGAGTACTAATAGGTCTATTCTAAATATATTAGTTCTAGGGGATGTCTCAAAATATTTTGATTCGTCCCCTTTAGGCTATTAGAAAATGAATAAATTTAAGGCAATTACTGAAATAAAGGAGGTAGTTTAAGTTGTATCCATTAAAATTTAAGCCTATATATATTGAAAAAATATGGTCAGGAGACAAAATAAAAGAATTAAAAAATGACGAAAGTTTAAATAATGTTGGAATCAGTTGGGAATTAAGTGCTCATAGAAATGCTGATACTGTTATTTCTAATGGAGCTTTTAGCGGAATGAAACTGAGTGAAGCAATAGAGCAAAATGGAGAAAGACTAATAGGCACTAAACTAGACAAAACTCAAATATTAAGAGCTGCTATATTAGATGCAGCGCAAAATCTTTCAATACAGGTTCATCCTTATCAAGAATATGCAAGTCTTCATGAAAATGATAATGGCAAAAACGAAACATGGTATATAATGGACGCAGAGGAAGATGCGTATATAATCGCTGGAACAACAACAACCGATGTAAACGTATTAAAAGAAGCTGTACTAAATGGAACTCTTGAAGATTATATAGTTAAGGTACCTGTTAAAAAAGGAGATATTACTGTAATAAAAACAGGACTTTTACACGCTCTAGGCAAAGGTGTTTTAGCGGTTGAAATTGGAGAAAACGGCGATACAACTTATAGATTTTATGATTATAACAGAGGTCGAGCACTAGATATTGAAAAATCCTTTGATGTACTAAATCCTAATGAAAAATGCTTTAAACCTAATCACATTTCTATAAAATATGATGGTTATACAAGAACATACTGCTATGTTAATAAGGAATATGCTATCGAACTAATTGATGTAGCTACAAAATATGAAAACAAGAGTGATCCTGAAAGATATTATATTTATGTATGCGTAGAAGGTTCTGGCAGTATAATCTATAATTCAGGTGTAGAAAATATTAAAAAAGGCGATAGTATTTTTATGCCTGCATCTATAGGAGAATATTCTTTTGAAGGAAACTGCCGACTTATGAAATGTTATATACCAGATACCGAAAAATCGAAAAATGAAATTTTATCAAATGTAACTATATAATGTGGTCAAGCTGAAAGGTTATTACATTTTATCTATAGTTATTGTTGACACTTGTAGTTTTTATTTATATTATTTAATTGATAGATACATAGCTAAGCTTCTTAAAAAATATAATTGCTTAGGAGATACCACAGTTTAAATATAGTTTTGAATAGAAATTTTTAAATAAGTTTAGCTATACATTGCAAAATAAGGAGAATATAAATGTTTTTTGAGAATCAGAAATTAGATAAAAACAGCTCAGTACCACTTTACTATCAACTACAAAATATTATTATTGAGACCATAAAAAGAAACAAGATTAAAGAAGGTGCCATGCTACCAACCGAAATTGAAATAAGCAAGATTTTTAACATAAGCAGACCTACTGTTCAAAAGGCACTGAACAACCTTGTTACCAAAGGTTATCTACATAGAATAAAAGGCAAAGGAACTTTTGTCACTAAGCCAAAAATTACACAGGAATATACACGATTTATTGAAAGCTATAATGAACAGATGAAAAAAAGCGGGCTTATACCAAAAACTAAATTGTTAGAAAAGAAGGTCATTGAAGCTGATGAGAAAATTGCTTCGAAACTCAATATACGTGCGGGTGAAAAAGTGATAAAGCTAAAAAGACTACGTTTTGCCATTCATGTCGAAGAAGAGATCATCAGTGATTTAAATAAACCCGTTCTTGTAACTACTGTTTATACTCCATATAATTTACTACCAAGCATTATGAATTATGACTTCGAAGTTTTTTCGTTCTATGAGGTACTTGATAAAAATAATTTAAGCGTTAAAAGAGTAACCAGAGAAATAGAATCCAAAAACTCGGACATAGAAACTGCAAATATACTAGAAATAAACGAAGGAGATGCAGTATCTATAATTACATCAATAGGTTTCTTGGAAAACGGAACACCAATCGAATATTCAGAAAGTATTTATCCTGGTGAAAGAAATAAGTTTGTTTTAGAGATTTCTAGGTAAATGAGAAAACCAAGTGGTTCAAACATCTAATAAAAAGGGCTGTTTAATATATTTTAGACAGCCTTGTTTTAATGAGTATAATTAACTTTTTAATAATTCACTAGGAGATATTTTTTTTATTTGCTTTATTGAGCACAATGATGCAAGCAATGTAATAGTAATCAAAATAAACAATATACCTAATAATGCATTTAGATCAATATATAATTGTATACTTAAAAGCGTATTACTAAAAGTTCTAACTATGAAAGGATTTACAAACTTATTAAGTGATTTA
This is a stretch of genomic DNA from Abyssisolibacter fermentans. It encodes these proteins:
- the polX gene encoding DNA polymerase/3'-5' exonuclease PolX yields the protein MTKRDIIRTLNHIGLLLEIKGESFFKSKAYYDAARKIELMQEDIFELVKEGKLGHIKGFGKALTEKIGELVNTGKLKYYEDLQSSIPEGLIQMLKIPGIGAKKIKILYDKLGISTIQELKQACLEDKLLIITGFSKKGQEKILEGIIVIEKYADKFHFPVGDIIAQEIIKSFEDVSYIKRYAVAGSLRRKKEIIKDIDILVSSDEPDKVMDIFTSHYYVVEVTSKGNTKSSVILQNGLRADLRVVTDKQYPYALHHFTGSKEHNTALRHLAKQKGLKINEYGIFSDEKLIECKDENDIFKVFGMDFIQPEIRENNGELQAAIEGKLPKLIESKDIKGLVHVHTNYSDGSATIKDLARECIKRGYKYLGITDHSKSAIYAGGLKKDDIIKQHNEIDQLNKKYLSFQILKGTEADILADGSIDYSDEVLKTFDFVIASIHSSFKMDEKKMTKRIIKAIENKYVKILGHPTGRLLLSREPYNINIDEIVKACVKNNVIIEINSNPYRLDLDWRYIKAAKEKGAKFVISPDAHSIKDLDYVRYGINVARKGWLEKSDVANASEDLSLYFK
- the deoC gene encoding deoxyribose-phosphate aldolase; the protein is MNNFSKLFDHTNLKPFASEADMRKLCEEAIEFNFKTVAINNANIERCSEFLKGTDVLVDAAVSFPLGQCTLDTKLFETRDAIIKGAGEVDYVINIAELKMGNYSYIEKEMKEIVKICREFNVTSKVIFENCYLTNEEKIVLCKIANEVKPNFIKTSTGFGTSGATIEDVKLMRENTIEEIKIKAAGGVRTLDMVQKFVQAGASRIGTSAAVKIMEEYNK
- a CDS encoding sugar phosphate isomerase/epimerase family protein, with amino-acid sequence MYKSIITDQISMDFEEALETAKRHDYKSIEIHSLWGKTVEDLTGQEVLKVRELLKTYDMKVSCLSSTIFFMCPLYDYYALDSFNQKFLTLNGGLEKHLEGLKRAAEISQKLETPFIRIFPFRFPSNKKAVCEDDLKLVTENINNAVRIAENLDVVLVLENCPHSHMPKGIMTKKVIDNINSTNLKLLWDSGNSYRAPIDILSDEYAQVSPYDELDLILPAIKHVHLKDYKCVNNGDASTYNHITFGEGSMDYEKILRKLYISKYNNAVSLESEVNYEDTVQSMTNLKKLQNKIESGE
- a CDS encoding GntR family transcriptional regulator; translated protein: MQINRGKEYEPLYVQLKEKIKEDIKSGKYKIGDLIPTELEFQKKYNISRITARQAINGLAKEGYVKRVKGKGTLVQSPIIEEPLTRIKSFTNEMKDRGIKASTKWAEITITKAFDDIPEKLKVEKGEEIYRVRRIRCADGEPIVLFDTYFKMDLKLELNNDLYYGSLYEFLDDVKGIKIKKVKQHIGASIADEHLSEYLDIEKGNPVLTIKRQSFDKNESIIEYTKGFYIANRYEYYIEF
- a CDS encoding class I mannose-6-phosphate isomerase; this translates as MQNYDKYPEVKIKGFDNEAFEGYNHIIERVKEDIIGKEKAVVVIDFYHGVSEDEVLKGFDLLNPVMKVKADDCAYDGEKLTEMMQEYLTDDRVFGIINTKKLQDYFVKEKIEKAAEKISSVEKGIVLVYGVGAGLITLGDVYIYADLARWEIQKRYRNGMPNWKQNNYDEDLKRKYKRGFFIEWRIADRHKKCLYEKMDYVLDTNVKDNPKMITGNAFREGLKQTAERPFRVVPYFDPGVWGGQWMKEVCGLDKTKKNFAWSFDGVPEENSLYLKYGNVRVEVPSINVVLYQPVELLGDKVHARFGAEFPIRFDFLDTMGGQNLSLQVHPITEYIQENFGMHYTQDESYYILDCKEDANVYLGVKEGINKDDMINDLKRAEKGEISFPDEKYINKIPAKKHDHFLIPAGTIHCSGNNCMVLEISATPYIFTFKLWDWDRVGLDGIPRPIHIEHGKNVIQWDRTASWVNKNLVNRVEEISKTDGCLEERTGLHEREFIETRRHWFTDTVHHNTNGSVNVLNLVEGDEAVIESPTGQFEPFIVHYAETFIIPECIKEYTIKPYGKSQGKKICTIKAYIR
- a CDS encoding PTS sugar transporter subunit IIA, which gives rise to MIGIVLATHGKLANGFMDAIKMILGEPEALEIASLTTNGGIDKFTKDLKTAVEKVSSKDGVFILTDLQSGTPYNTSVILSQTNDYDFDIKIASGINLPTLLEILFQRNNYSLDELSKILLDIGSTSIALYENTNNSSDEDDEL
- a CDS encoding PTS system mannose/fructose/N-acetylgalactosamine-transporter subunit IIB; amino-acid sequence: MAITLVRVDDRIIHGQVLTQWTRINPCDGILVVNDYLAKNKELGQVYKNAAPSNIKVHIFTFEKALLKIDEAKRSKKNYFLITKSPIELSNLVQNGVEFGKELIYGPSSFRPDTTSIGPNQSLTKEEMDACEVLHNSGINITFKLTPDKKGFAWKEIRNNYYK
- a CDS encoding PTS mannose/fructose/sorbose/N-acetylgalactosamine transporter subunit IIC; this encodes MLLQSILLGIICYLASLGVPWFLGTTGGFYYLSRPLISGTIVGIILGDVKTGIIIGSAVQALYLSLIVPGGVASADITFVAYPAIAIAMLSGADADVAVALAATIGLLGVTLFNLIETVNTFWNHLADKYAEKNDLKGFWRANALYPQITTFALRFIPTFLAVYFGAQYAENFLNAIPQSLMQIMGTLGGILPAVGIGLLLSQIMKERTLVVYFLVGFVCVVFLKLNMIALTIVGAAIAVMHYKYSNNPTPAVASSGGNVTQDYDDDEEVL
- a CDS encoding PTS system mannose/fructose/sorbose family transporter subunit IID — its product is MAKNDNFKKKLTKKDLRKSWWSWILFNLSAISFERLEGTSFGQSMLPIINRLYDTDEEKGKALRRHTVFYNTEPQLGSVVNGIVAGLEEAKANEQPVDDGLIEGIKVGLMGPIAGVGDVLIQGITVPLLLSIGMGLAANGSILGPLFYTLTWFPICLLSSYFLYMKGYDMGLDAVNLIMGNKAKKITEAFTILGIVVMGGIAANFVNLNIAAIYQNGDTVIKFQEIIDNMFPKLLPLILVLVSWKSLQKKNMSPLKLMGIFLVLSIVGVLIGLF
- a CDS encoding type I phosphomannose isomerase catalytic subunit yields the protein MYPLKFKPIYIEKIWSGDKIKELKNDESLNNVGISWELSAHRNADTVISNGAFSGMKLSEAIEQNGERLIGTKLDKTQILRAAILDAAQNLSIQVHPYQEYASLHENDNGKNETWYIMDAEEDAYIIAGTTTTDVNVLKEAVLNGTLEDYIVKVPVKKGDITVIKTGLLHALGKGVLAVEIGENGDTTYRFYDYNRGRALDIEKSFDVLNPNEKCFKPNHISIKYDGYTRTYCYVNKEYAIELIDVATKYENKSDPERYYIYVCVEGSGSIIYNSGVENIKKGDSIFMPASIGEYSFEGNCRLMKCYIPDTEKSKNEILSNVTI
- a CDS encoding GntR family transcriptional regulator, whose amino-acid sequence is MFFENQKLDKNSSVPLYYQLQNIIIETIKRNKIKEGAMLPTEIEISKIFNISRPTVQKALNNLVTKGYLHRIKGKGTFVTKPKITQEYTRFIESYNEQMKKSGLIPKTKLLEKKVIEADEKIASKLNIRAGEKVIKLKRLRFAIHVEEEIISDLNKPVLVTTVYTPYNLLPSIMNYDFEVFSFYEVLDKNNLSVKRVTREIESKNSDIETANILEINEGDAVSIITSIGFLENGTPIEYSESIYPGERNKFVLEISR